TCGCCGACGGGATCACCCAGCTTCAGGGGGTCAAAATTGGACGCCGATAAGGGGTCAAACTTCCGCGCCGATTGACACGCCACCTCCCGACAGACCAACGTTCTGCGCACCGCGATGCCCGTCGCGCCGTCGCGCGAAGGCGCCGAGTTGCCCCACACTTTGGGGCGACTAGCGTCCGCGGTCGAACTCCTCGCCCCCCGGTCGCGCATAACCAAGCCTCGTCAAAAGAGCGGCCGAATTTGAAATTTCGAGCGATGTAGCTATATTGGCGACAATGCTCGGAAGGGATACCCGTGGCTCGCAACCCCAGCGTCTCTCTCACGCCTCATCAGGAAGCGTTCGTCGGCTCACTCGTCGCCAGTGGCCGTTATCATGGCGTCAGCGAAGTCGTTCGTGCGGGCTTGCGCCTCCTCGAAGAGAAGGAATCACAGCGCCAGGCCGTGCTGGGGCGGATCGAAGCTGCGGTCGCGGAAGGGCTTGCGAGTGGGCCGCCGACCGAACTCGAGGATATCGAGACGATCATCGCGAAGGCCGAAGCCGAGATCGCCGCGGAACGCGGCTGATCCTTGTCCCGCATCGTGAAGCGCCCGGCTGCCGAGCGCGACCTCATAGAGATCTACAAATACATCGCTTCAGAGGCGCCTTCCCGGGCAGACCCGTTCCTGCGGCGCCTGGATGAGAAGATCCGCATGCTGGCCGGCGCGCCTGGCGTTGGGGCGGTTCGCTTGCCGCATTATCCTGACGTGCGGATGTTTCCAGTCGGAAGTTATCTGATCCTCTATCGACCTCTGGCTGAGAACGCCGGCATCGAACTCATCCGGGTGTATCACGCCGCCAGGGATTGGCAGGTTTTGGCGGAAGACGATCTCCCGTAGCAGAAGCTGCCGGCATCATGCCAACATGTGTGCATGTAAGCATGTTGACATGACGCTATGCAATCATGACTGCATGTTAACATGTTTGCGGTTCAACGGGGTGTCGCTTGCTTCGCGTGGAGCCTGCCTGTGAAGACCATTGCCCTCATCAACCAGAAGGGAGGCGTGGGGAAAACGACCCTCGCGCTTCACCTCACCACCGCGTTTCACCTGCATGGACTGAATGCGGTGCTCCTCGACCTCGATCCACAATCGAGCGCCACCGAGTGGTTCGACATTCGCACCGACGAGGTGCCGCCTGTGCGCGCGATCCAGCCCTCCCGGCTGGAGAAGACACTCGAACAGGCCCGTGACATCAACACCGACGTGATCGTGCTCGACACCGCACCCCACACCGAATCGGCGGCCCTAGCCGCCGCCCGTGCGGCTGATCTCATCATCGTACCGTGCCAGCCGAAAATCATGGACCTTCGGGCCATGCGCCGAACCGCCGATCTGATCCGGATCGTGAAGGTGCCCGCCTTTGTCGTTCTCAACGGCGTCCCGCACCAGGGTTCGGTCGCCGACGAAGCCGCGGAGGCCATCACCGCCGACATCGGCCTTGCCGTCGCGCCGGTGCGTATTGGCTACCGTGTGGCGTATGACCGCTCGCTGATCTCCGGTCAGACGGCCCAGGAACTCGAGCCGCAGGGAAAAGCCGCGCAGGAGATTGAGGCCCTCTACATGTGGGCATGTGAACATGTTGGCATGACAGCAGCAAAGAGGAGAAGGCCATGAGCAGTCGATTCACGAAGGGCCTCAAATCCCTCGGCGCCGATGAACCGAAGGCTCGCAAGGCGATGGAGCGCGAGGCACCCTCTGCTGATATTCCCCGCGCCGAGGCGCCGGAGACGTCAGCGATTTCCTACATGGCCCCCAGCCGGCGGGGGAAAAAGGCGGTCACGGGATATTTCGATCCTGCCGTTCGCCAGCAGCTCGCGGTGCTCGCAGCAGAGGAGGGGCGCTCCCAGAACGACCTCCTGGCCGAAGCGCTCAACATGCTGTTCGAGCGCTACCGGCGCTCTCCGATCGCCAAAGGGTAGTGACCGGGCGCCGAGCAGGACAGGCGAGACCCCCGCAAGATTGACCGGGCGTGCCAGGACTTCGACCGACCGGCTTCCGCTCAAGGCGGGCGAGCGCCTTCGTCGAAGAACGATCTTTCACCTCGTCTTCCAACGCCGGCGGGGTGAGAATGCCATGCTAACATGCCAACATGCCGTCATGACAGCATGTTGGCATGTTGTCATGTTTCACCTTCGATCAGTCGCTTCAGACCACGGGGCACCCGCCCCGGCTTGGAGCGGTCGCGGAACAGCGTGACCAGCTCATACGGACCGTCCCGGTTCACGATGACGCTGTACTCCGGCAGCGGCTGACGCTCGGCGATCCGACGGATGTCCAGCGCGAAATTCCGCAAGGGCCTCGTCGAACCGGACCGCTTGTGAAGCGTGTCCATGCGGAAAGAGAAGCCGGGAAAGTCCGCCTTCTCCGGAACTGCCTTGCGGGCCAGCCGGTAAAGCCAGCGCTCCATGCCGCCGGTCAGGTCGAAATAATCCGGGTGGATCGCAAGGATGCTCTTGCGGGACAGGATGGAGTTGTAGAGCCAGGGCGTCAGCTCGATGGTCCACGGTCGCGCCGGATCGGGAGGCATCTTTCCGAAGACCTCCAGATCCTCCTTCGTCATCAGCGCCTTCTTGTACTGCATCGGGATCCAGAACCCCGAGATCCACCGGAAGGCGCCGAGGCCGCCATCCTCGGCCCGGATCGTCGTGCGCACCGATGTCGAATAGAGGCGGTCGATCGCCGCCGCGAGCTGGCGGTAGTCGCCACCTCCGGTCTTCCGCCGCATGTACCGAAGCGCGTCGTATGGCGCGAACTGGATGCGCGGGCTCGTCGGCAGACCCTGCTCGATCGCGTCGTTGACGTGGGCCTGGGCGAAAACGATGAGATCCCAGTCCCAGATGTTGGCAAGCCCCGTATGCCGCTCCGACGAGATCCGGACCTCCGTGCCGTTGCGCTCGTCCGAGAACACGATCGGCTTCGTCCGCCCCTTCTGGATCGAGAGAAACGGATACTCCATCACGTCGCGCTGATCCCGCAGTGGCGGATCATAGGCGACGACCTCAAACATTTCGGTTTGGAGCGCGGGGACCATGGCAGTCAGCCTACCAACTGCACGCGATAACCCGAAAGGAAAACATCGGGTTATCGCGTGCAGCCTGTGGAAAGACTCGGGTTATCGCGTGCAGCCTGACTCGGGTTATCGCGTGCAAAGACTCGGGTTATCGCGTGCAGGAAGGTGGTCTAACCAATTGATTTTAATGAGGAAGCGGATTCCTAAACTCTTAAACTCTATTACTACGTAATAGATTCTTAAACGACGAGGTTGTGGCGTAATCGATGATTGGCTGGCCAAAACTCAATGAACGAACCCCCTCAAAGTCCCCGCCCACCACCACGCTCACGAGCCTTACGCTCGGCATTCTTCCGCTCTTGCTCAGCGCGCTCATGCTCCTGCCGATTGGCCTCAGCTTTCCGCGTTGGAC
The nucleotide sequence above comes from Acuticoccus sediminis. Encoded proteins:
- a CDS encoding type II toxin-antitoxin system ParD family antitoxin; this translates as MARNPSVSLTPHQEAFVGSLVASGRYHGVSEVVRAGLRLLEEKESQRQAVLGRIEAAVAEGLASGPPTELEDIETIIAKAEAEIAAERG
- the parA gene encoding ParA family partition ATPase; translated protein: MKTIALINQKGGVGKTTLALHLTTAFHLHGLNAVLLDLDPQSSATEWFDIRTDEVPPVRAIQPSRLEKTLEQARDINTDVIVLDTAPHTESAALAAARAADLIIVPCQPKIMDLRAMRRTADLIRIVKVPAFVVLNGVPHQGSVADEAAEAITADIGLAVAPVRIGYRVAYDRSLISGQTAQELEPQGKAAQEIEALYMWACEHVGMTAAKRRRP
- a CDS encoding replication initiator protein A gives rise to the protein MVPALQTEMFEVVAYDPPLRDQRDVMEYPFLSIQKGRTKPIVFSDERNGTEVRISSERHTGLANIWDWDLIVFAQAHVNDAIEQGLPTSPRIQFAPYDALRYMRRKTGGGDYRQLAAAIDRLYSTSVRTTIRAEDGGLGAFRWISGFWIPMQYKKALMTKEDLEVFGKMPPDPARPWTIELTPWLYNSILSRKSILAIHPDYFDLTGGMERWLYRLARKAVPEKADFPGFSFRMDTLHKRSGSTRPLRNFALDIRRIAERQPLPEYSVIVNRDGPYELVTLFRDRSKPGRVPRGLKRLIEGET
- a CDS encoding ribbon-helix-helix domain-containing protein — its product is MSSRFTKGLKSLGADEPKARKAMEREAPSADIPRAEAPETSAISYMAPSRRGKKAVTGYFDPAVRQQLAVLAAEEGRSQNDLLAEALNMLFERYRRSPIAKG
- a CDS encoding type II toxin-antitoxin system RelE/ParE family toxin produces the protein MSRIVKRPAAERDLIEIYKYIASEAPSRADPFLRRLDEKIRMLAGAPGVGAVRLPHYPDVRMFPVGSYLILYRPLAENAGIELIRVYHAARDWQVLAEDDLP